Within the Zea mays cultivar B73 chromosome 10, Zm-B73-REFERENCE-NAM-5.0, whole genome shotgun sequence genome, the region TAAAGTTTAAACATTGTGTAAGTGCTACACGGTGGTACGACATTTCGTTTAATCGTTAGTTTAGTCCATTTAATTGGTCATGTAGCTCGCTTAATGGTCTATTTAGCACTATAGGAAAATTGGGAAAATACGACGGTCTCGTTAATAACGTCGGTTACATAATACTATTACTGAACTACTATTTTTGGTTAATTTTATTAAACAAGTTAAGTGGTCTTTTTAATTACTAATAACTAAATCAATTATACATTTGTTTTTTTGGAAAAACATTACCAAACTGTAATAAAACGATCTCCAATTTTTATATGAACCTTCTCCTAGCTAAACTATCATACGCAAATATTTTCATAATTTTTTTGAGAACTTTGAATCTAGACCTATAATTTACATAAATATTTTTTTTGCATAACTTTAAATAAGTCTAGATTTAAATTTATCAGAAAATTCTAAAAATATTTTTATATGTTAGTTTATCTAAGAAAAAGTTTGTGTAAAAATTAGAGAtcattttattattgttttctaGGTGTTTATAAAAACATATGTAAAATTAATCTAGTTAGTAATTAGAAGAAAAGATTACTTTACTTTTGCTAATAAAATTAACAAAAAAATAGTAGTTTATTAATAGTATTATTTAGCTCTAGTAAAAAATTAGTCTCACAAGGTAAAAAATGAATCATGAACAAAAATATTAAGTTCTTTTTATatagttttgattttttttaaTAATTAGTCCATTACTCCTAAAATTTTAGAAAAATTAGGGTGAATATAACATCTAATTAGTGTTTTTGTCTAAAATTATATAAAATTTGGACAGTAGTAGAAGATAGAATTGAAAAAGACAAAAGTGATGTCACTTAAATCGCATCACACCATCAAAACTGCCAACTAAAATTGTTTAAGGGGTTTCTTGTCTGGCTTTGTAAAGTTGAGGGGTTAAACAACCGGTTTTGAAAGGTAAGAGAGTGAAGTAGACCATTCCTAATACTTATTCCTAAATGTGGAATTTGCCTATGATATTTGTAGAAGGGTGCACAAACATGACGCGTACACATATGATCCCACTCCCATCCAGGGAAATGATTGTTATTGTTTTGTTTGCTTCTGGCTGTTGGGTAGGTAATTAATGTGACAATGGTCTTCGTCGTTGGATTTTGAATTGCAGGAGACGACTCCACATGATGATCAATAATCATGCCACTGTATCTGAAGTTGTGACAGGGAGTGGGGAGAAGCAACCAAAAGCCTGCAACACAAATTATGAAACCAAGTCAAGTTCTATTAAGGTAAGCACATAAATTGAACATAAACGTTCCTTGTTTCTTGCTCATATCTGCACAAGCTTATGTTGATGATGCGTCGTTGCCATCCAAGGAACCCGGTTCTAGCAGCAGGCTAGCAGAGCAGCCTCTACCAAAGAAGGAGCGACAAATCATCAAAGAAGATGGAGGCGGCAAGGATCAAGCTTTCCAGTGCGGTACATGTGGAGGGATGTACTCGGAAAATGGAGTATTCTGGATTGGCTGCGACATTTGCGATAAGTGGTACCATGGTGACTGTGTCCGCATCACACCTGTGGAGGCAAAGCACATCGATCAGTACAGTTGCCCCGCTTGCAGCAACAAGAGGAGCAGAGAGTGAGTGAGCATGGGTCGTCGGCGCCCCTGGTTGATGTAGTTAGGGTAGTAAGCACTAATACTGGCTACGTTTGGCGCACTGATCGTAGTCGTTGTTACTCCTGCTTATTATGTGTACTGAGTAGGCTTGCAGCTGTTGCTGCTCTTATAGTGCACAAGTGGATTCTTAAATGTCCAAATGTCAAAACTTTCTATACATATTGTCTCTTAACTACATCAATGATTAGGCTCTACATATATCAAATATGTGGTGAAGTTGTTGTAGAAGCTAGACAGTTATACCAAATAAACACTTAAAATCAGACTCTATAATAGGGACGTACTATTCTAACTTGCATGAGCACTATGAGTGTCCGCATACCTCCGATTGTTGTCAAGATATGCTCAAAAAATCTTTACTCGTGAGACTGATGTAAGGCCTAAAATATGTATAagaaaaaatatataataataataaataaaaatatgaagaaatgaaatagtaaaatcagatatctcaaattatacttgagtattgaaaattgatgaaagaaattttAATGAAGTCATTTAAGACCTTTTCATAAATAAATAATGGGGAAAACAATGAATAATAATATTATAAACAGTAGAACATATATTCACATTAAGTTTATATTTGAGAATGGGAAATTCAAAACAGAAAGTTTCAACAGGTTTGAACTTGAAATAGAAAGTTAAAAATGTTGGAACTAAAATAATTTTCACTTCTCCTAAAGAAGCTAGGTAATAAGCATTTATCTttgtatgtacttcaaacttaatATACATTTAAGAAATATTCTCTAAAGAATCTAAATTAAATTGAAGATTATATAGATATTGTTTTCTAAGTAAATAATAAACATCATTTCATGTGATTAAAAAAGATGGTCTTaattaaattgaataaataataTGAAGGGCTCTTTAATTATTGGGTGAATTATTTACGTATTTTCCACACATGAGAGCATATATTTAAATAAGATGGGTACCAATATATAAAATTATACTTGCATCCCATGATGGAGTTTTGCTTGTGCATGAATTTGAAATTTAGAATTTAAAActtggtttgatttgaatttgaattaagaagaaaaaaaaactaaaaaTAGAAATAAGgagaaaggaaaatagaaaagaagaaaATGGGAAAGGAGCCTTTAGAAATAAGGCTGAATCTTCCTTGCGCTGGCCCATCTCCACTCCCTTTTTCCCCGCGCTGGCCTATTGCCGCGTCAGCCCAACATCACCGCACCGTGGGCGCCCTGTCTCTCTACCGCACGGGCCCCACGCACCAGTCGCGCGCCTGCGCCAAACACCTGCCCCGCACGCGCCTGGACACCGACATGCGGGCCCCCTATTAGCCGAACCTTGCGCGGGCACCGTCTATGACGTGCGGGCTCCAACTGCAGGCGTCTTCCCCAACTAGCCGAGGATCTCGCGCGCGGAAGCTCCAGACTTGACCGGATCCTACCACCCCGCTTGCTTCGGCCGTGGCTGTTACACCCTCGCCTCCGAGCTATAAGACCCCGAGTCCTGTCGCCGCTGCCTTGGCTCGACCTCGCTGCATCCTCGACCCCGAGCGCACCTTGCCGTGAGACAGAGAGAGTGGAGCGGGCGTGGGAAGGTTTCGCCGCCGTGGAACTCACCCACGCTACTGCTCGGAATCCAACCAGTGGGTCTAGGGGCTTCGCTTGGTGGCGTGGAGGGCATTCCGGGCTTCGATTGATGGGATTAGCAATCGAGGGACCCGTGATTTCTCACCGATGTTGACCACCGCCGCAGATCTGTCATCCTCCGTGGGCGTGGTGAACTGCTACACGAATCACGGTATGAAGTTCACTATGTTGTACGTCATGGCCTCTGCATCGCGTATCCCCCTTCGTAGCAGAAAACCGAGCACTTGGGCATGGGGTCAATGCTCCCCGGTAGTGTGGGGTCAACCCTGATGCGCGCCATCATGCCCAGGCATGCAGAGGAGGAAGACGCTAGGATGGCCCTCGGATGTAGCAGggacggctaggattagaagACATATACCCTTTCAGATTATTTGAATCTGTGCCATCAATTATCAATCGCACGGTCTGCACTGGTTATGGGCTCGGGATCGATCTGGGCTATCAGATCTCGCTCCAGTGGCCCATAGCGCGTATCATTTCGGGGAATAGAAGATCTAATCCGGAGCGTCGATTAGGGATTGGACGATTGGGGTTTCTCCATACCCCTTTGGCCTTGGCAAAGTTCGTAAAGAGCCCCTCGGCTTTTCCTAAACTAACCCGCTGTCCACCGGTAGGTTGTCTGAGTCTAGAAAATTTACCCCATAGACCCTGCATTTATCTGTTTTTGTCACGCAGTCCAAACAATTAATAAAACAGAGAAATCAATTTAGAGAATGATTTTTAGTACAAAATTAATTACAGAAACTTGTTAAATTTCTAGAAAATTCATatcaagtccaaattaatccatttcagtttctataattttataatattattgtttatcaattagtgtctctgttttgacatgaaaaacatattaaaatttatctcttaataaatcttgtatcaaatacataaaccctttggaaatttataactttcccattttaaatccaaattgaatcgttccagttgcgttagtctcgtatgaatatttactatgcaataacagcatttattataccatgtctcattattttatgattagatctttatttaacttatgttggttagtcttgttaatgtgctcatcattatctactaaaatatgatctatggtcaatttataatttagattaaagttgaattaatcactactttaggttatcttttctctagaattataaaataaaacctggttttaatcatttaatcacatcaAAACTTGAGgaccgtaactccgatcttattagttctcaaacccacgatctcgtagcgatgcGTGGATTATTATTATactgtttgttcttatgtttggtgtgatattaattttgtctataccatgtttgtttgtattgctacgactagtagtgaggtcacgaggatctgaagattatcctggtacctggaatctcaattgtgaggcaagttgtgcccttgatcactttcatttacctaataatgttctttattatcacttattcatgcataggcttaattttgatgggacccaataggtcaccctagtctgattatcttttaccttgtttacccctgaatcacttgggtagttttgctattgctttatatggttttaggttaatatttcattatatccatgttccaagtattctgttattttattatgttcatgtcaagatgtcggcgtttcgaccccggggggtccctggaccgacgagtaaattgtcgctgcgtgtcccagcccagatgggtcggcgcgagacggaacacaagggggaaaacaataaggggaaccgcggctcgtgttgtccagcgcccagggcggatgcgcttgcagtagggggttacaagcgttcgcgagggagagagagagcctgttcgtcagcccgtcctcccgcgcggccaccttctcgtacgagagccctggaccttccttttatagacgtaaggagagggcccaggtgtacaatggggggtgtagcaatgtgctaacgtgtctagcagagaggagccagagccctatgtacatgccgacgtggatgtcggagaggtgttgctgccctgttcatgtgatgtcgtggccgtcggaggagcgcttaaaccctgtagaagtacagctgtcggggctatcggatccttgctgacgtctccttgcttccgtagggggctgagagccgccgccatcatggagcacgcggggtgccatcattacttgtttactagggcgagccagatgggacgccggtcttgttccccgtagcctgagctagctaggggtagggtaatgatgtaccccctgcggcgtggtcggtccgagcccaaggtcgggcgaggcggaggctcctccgaggtcgaggctgagtccgagccctagggttgggcgaggcggagatcgtcgtccgaggtcgaggttgagtccgagccctggggtcgggtggggcggagaccgtcgtccgaggtcgaggttgagtccgagccctagggtcgggcgaggcagagtccgccgttcgaggtcgaggttgagtccgagccctggggtcgggcgaggcagagtccgtcgtccgaggtcgaggttgagtccgagccctggggtcgggcgaggcggagtccgtcgtccgaggtcgaggttgagtcgagccctagggtcgggcgaggcggagcttcctatggcgcctgaggccggacttggcggttgtcagcctcaccctgacgggtggcacagcagtcggagcagcgcaagcggcgctgttttcctgtcaggtcagccagtggaggggcgaagtgactgcggtcacttcggccctgtcgactgaagatCGTGCGTCAGgacaaggtgtcaggcgatccttgcattgaatgctcctgtgatttggtcggttggcgaggcgatctggccaaggtcgcttcactgcgaagcctgcccgagctgggcctcgagcgagtcgaaggtgcgcccgttgcttgaggaggccctcgggcgaggcatgaatctgccttggtctacttgTAACACCCCAGATGTTTATCGTCTACTCGACCACGAGTGCGAACTTTAACACGTGATAGCGGTGAATGTAAAGGACACTAAATTTTAATAATCTTCGTCtatcacgattttgatatcgtgtcTGTCTCCATCTGTCTAAATTGTCCTAATTTATTTTGCAAAATTCAGACTTTAGTAATTTCGGAACATCGACTCTAGTATCGTTTGGGTTAAGCCATCGACGTCTTGCCCAAGCTCTAACTCTTAAAACCGAATCTAGTCCCTTGAACTTCATCCTGGATCCCCTCACGCCTGCGATGCACGTGTCTCTCTGTGACCGCACATCGTGTCGTGTGGCGGGTGCAAATCCGTGTGTGGCAATGCATGGCTTCTCGCCTACGTGAATGACACCTATCGTCCTCGTAAAAATTTGTGGATATACCTTATTTCCCTACCGCTATCCTTCCCGTTTATCTGAATCGGCCACCGCTTCAACTCTTCACTACGTGTCGCGCCTTCCGTCACTCCGTTGCCGCATGTCCGACGTGCTAGCGAGTGTAAAATTGGGAATCGACTGGTTTCATAAATATGGACTGCGCGTGCTATTCGAGGAAAACACACGCAAAGTCGATAACCGAAATTAGTTTCATCCTGCACGCTAATTATGGGAGAGAAATCCAAGTATTTGGTTGCGGGCGAATTTATTCGATCCTAGATAAATCAATGGAACAATACCATCTTGTCCCAGATAAATTAAGTGGATCTCGGCAACTAAAGTTTTCGGTGCAAAATAATTTAGTCCCCGCTCGCCAACTGAGAAATCGTGTCCGAAGATTTATATTTGAGATTTGTTTCTCCGGCAAATCATCCATGGCGGAGGAATCGAATGTTTGAATAACAGATAAATTTGTGTCCACCTTTAATTTTAAACATCGACTAAAGTATTGTAGACGATATCGTATTGGTTTGGTCATTTACATCTCATCGGAACCTAATTTCAAGAGCCTATATTTATTCATATACTTTTAAAAGAAAGAGAAAAGTCTGAATTTTCTTCTCTATCCTTATCTCTATGCTATTTCCTCTCTTATTTGGATTACGTTCAATACTCTGGAAAGGCTCATCTCCTTGTACGTCTCTCCATCGTGATCTCTAGAATCTGCCAGCGATGTCTCTCGCTTATCCTCTCCACACACTCATCTCTCCCTCACGGTGCCCTCCCTCCATTTTCTGCCGCCGCTGCTGCTTTGCTTTCCATGGCGGCGACCTCCCTTTCTGCTGCAAGGAAGTTTTTCCCTGCCCTGGTGCTCGTGGCTGCTATTTCTCTGGCCATGTCGAGCCCTCTCCCTTGGATGCCAGCGCCCCCTTCCTGTTGCGGCCAACACCCCAACCCTAGCGCTTGGCTTCCATCCCAGCCGCACCCTGCTCGGCTTCTCCGGTGCCGGCCGCCGTTCCAAGTCGTCGTTCCAGCCGACCTCATTACTCGTTGCTCCTGATGGCTGATTGGACCTTGTAATGTTGCGACAACGACACGCAATGGTGATTTCCTTTCTCTGCTGCTGTCTGTACGGTGTTCGGGATATTTCCATTCATTGTTGTCTTTGCCTCTCTAGCCGCCCGTTAGATGCTTGATGCAATGTCTAAACTGAAAACCATCATGGTTCCTGCGTTTATCACGTCAGATTGGTCATGGTAAGCTGATTTGTTGCTTGCATAGTTGGATGGATTCATGGTTATAAAGTAGAATTAATCCATATATGTGATTAGAAAGTGCCAAGCACATGATAATTATAGGAGTAAATTAAATGTTTGCTGTTTGGACTTGCTGTTTGGGCTGTGTCCAGTTTTAGTATGCAGGTAGTTAAGTGAAGTAAACCTTATTTTCTGTAGAAGTGTTATATATAAAAATTGTAGATAACTTCTTTATCTTGGTTGTGTAAAAGTTTCATGATCATAGGTCTACTAGTTTAGGAGATATG harbors:
- the LOC109942907 gene encoding PHD finger protein ALFIN-LIKE 7 yields the protein MEPLHDSGQRMMRRLHMMINNHATVSEVVTGSGEKQPKACNTNYETKSSSIKEPGSSSRLAEQPLPKKERQIIKEDGGGKDQAFQCGTCGGMYSENGVFWIGCDICDKWYHGDCVRITPVEAKHIDQYSCPACSNKRSRE